Proteins encoded together in one Myxococcales bacterium window:
- a CDS encoding transposase, which yields MSNPRRIVPGTTYLVTRRTTRRYFLLTPDKRRILLAFYWYATAVLAAEFGIEIHAVQMLSNHLHEVLTDTRGRLPDFLSQRNRLLANAIKVLRGWPEEVFSREGASIVALYGEEAVLQKIGYTLANVVEAGLAASPEDWPGVTLAATDIGTRTIRVARPELYLDAENTRWPAAAEISITVPPALEASSGHEGARARIVSAVNAAVEKARIVARKAGKFVRSLAWIFAVPHTTRASSFEKVGARNPSFAAGGNVEMAARALKERAAFLGAYREAFRAMRNAVRDVFFPAGTWRLVRELGVNVISTT from the coding sequence ATGTCGAACCCTCGCCGCATCGTCCCGGGCACTACCTACCTCGTCACGCGCAGGACCACCCGCCGCTACTTCCTCCTCACCCCCGACAAGCGGCGAATTCTGCTCGCCTTCTACTGGTACGCGACGGCCGTGCTCGCCGCGGAATTCGGCATCGAAATCCACGCCGTGCAGATGCTCTCGAACCACCTTCACGAGGTGCTCACGGACACGCGCGGCCGGCTCCCCGACTTTCTTTCGCAGCGAAATCGCCTGCTCGCGAACGCCATCAAGGTGCTGCGTGGGTGGCCCGAGGAGGTCTTTTCACGTGAGGGCGCGAGCATCGTCGCGCTCTACGGCGAAGAGGCGGTGCTGCAGAAGATTGGGTACACGCTCGCGAACGTGGTCGAGGCGGGGCTCGCCGCGAGCCCCGAGGATTGGCCGGGTGTCACGCTTGCGGCGACGGACATCGGCACGCGCACGATTCGTGTCGCGCGTCCCGAGCTGTACCTCGACGCGGAGAACACGCGCTGGCCTGCAGCGGCCGAGATCTCCATCACGGTTCCCCCTGCGCTCGAGGCGAGCTCGGGCCACGAGGGGGCGCGGGCGCGCATCGTGTCCGCGGTGAACGCGGCGGTGGAGAAGGCGCGCATCGTGGCCCGCAAGGCGGGGAAGTTCGTTCGCTCGCTCGCGTGGATCTTCGCGGTGCCCCACACGACGCGCGCGTCGTCGTTCGAGAAGGTGGGGGCGCGGAATCCGAGCTTCGCGGCGGGTGGGAACGTCGAGATGGCGGCGCGGGCGCTGAAGGAGCGCGCGGCGTTTCTGGGGGCGTACCGGGAGGCGTTTCGAGCGATGAGGAATGCCGTGCGGGATGTGTTCTTCCCAGCGGGGACGTGGCGA
- a CDS encoding UTP--glucose-1-phosphate uridylyltransferase, whose product MTAPDSIEAELAALPSALRARLSAAGFRDDRLVALSHALSDKAALFAKNRLTGEVTPPSDGELLPLPEPGSPEHDRLRALGQAAIDRGELAFCVLAGGMATRMGGVVKALVEAFDGKTFLDLRLAENASAGKRAKAPVPLWLMTSEATDKAIREALAARDAPDHVAVFMQDLGLRLTPEGRLFREDDGDVSVYATGHGDFVDALRRTRLLDDFLARGGKTVWIANLDNLGASIDPVVLGRFLDSQKRVMVEVCEKAKGDRGGIPVHAQGKLQVVEEFRLPEGFSGDSVRVFNTNTFLVSAEALRGLDMPSTYFAVEKKVEGRVAIQFERLLQELTAFLDAGYVVVPREGARSRFLPVKDHDELARRRAEIQEVARARGMV is encoded by the coding sequence ATGACCGCTCCCGACAGCATCGAGGCCGAGCTCGCGGCCCTTCCTTCGGCGCTCCGCGCGCGCCTCTCGGCCGCTGGTTTCCGTGACGACCGCCTCGTGGCCCTGTCACACGCGCTCTCCGACAAGGCGGCCCTCTTCGCCAAGAACCGCCTCACCGGCGAAGTGACCCCCCCGAGCGACGGCGAGCTCCTCCCGCTGCCCGAGCCCGGCTCGCCCGAGCACGACCGCCTCCGCGCGCTCGGTCAGGCCGCGATCGACCGCGGCGAGCTCGCGTTCTGCGTGCTCGCGGGCGGCATGGCCACGCGCATGGGCGGCGTCGTGAAGGCGCTCGTCGAGGCCTTCGACGGCAAGACCTTCCTCGACCTCCGCCTCGCCGAGAACGCGAGCGCGGGCAAACGCGCGAAGGCCCCCGTTCCCCTCTGGCTCATGACGAGCGAGGCCACCGACAAGGCCATCCGCGAGGCCCTCGCCGCGCGCGACGCGCCCGACCACGTCGCCGTGTTCATGCAAGATCTCGGGCTCCGCCTCACGCCCGAGGGCCGGCTCTTCCGCGAGGACGACGGCGACGTGAGCGTCTACGCGACCGGCCACGGAGACTTCGTCGACGCCCTCCGCCGCACGCGGCTCCTCGATGATTTCCTCGCGCGCGGCGGAAAAACCGTGTGGATCGCGAACCTCGACAACCTCGGCGCGTCGATCGACCCGGTGGTCCTCGGCCGCTTCCTCGACTCGCAGAAGCGCGTCATGGTCGAGGTCTGCGAGAAGGCCAAGGGCGACCGCGGAGGTATCCCGGTGCACGCCCAGGGCAAGCTCCAAGTCGTCGAAGAGTTCCGCCTCCCCGAGGGATTCTCGGGCGACAGCGTGCGCGTCTTCAACACGAACACGTTCCTCGTCTCGGCCGAGGCCCTCCGCGGCCTCGACATGCCGTCGACGTACTTCGCGGTCGAGAAGAAGGTCGAGGGGCGCGTCGCCATCCAGTTCGAGCGCCTCCTCCAAGAGCTCACGGCGTTCCTCGACGCGGGCTACGTCGTCGTGCCTCGCGAGGGCGCGCGCTCCCGGTTTTTGCCCGTGAAAGACCACGACGAGCTCGCCCGTCGGCGCGCCGAGATCCAGGAAGTCGCACGCGCGCGGGGCATGGTGTAA
- a CDS encoding DUF2505 family protein, producing the protein MQFEITHELDIPLDAVELAFLSPELGPGIAQKLPHIESLEQKSHFVDDSRLERVWAFRANVKIPAFAQKYVTPEMCAWEETTVYDIRRHAGSWRVRASVKPEWQKFFASSGSYLLEPLDAGRTKRTVRGTLELNVSLVGSMAEKLIYSELVKKTFDAEAATLRDLSTLG; encoded by the coding sequence GTGCAATTCGAGATAACCCACGAGCTTGACATCCCCCTCGACGCCGTCGAGCTTGCGTTCCTCTCTCCCGAGCTCGGCCCCGGGATCGCCCAGAAGCTGCCGCACATCGAGTCGCTCGAGCAAAAGTCGCATTTCGTCGACGACTCGCGCCTCGAACGCGTGTGGGCCTTCCGCGCGAACGTGAAGATCCCCGCCTTCGCGCAGAAGTACGTCACGCCCGAGATGTGCGCCTGGGAAGAGACCACCGTGTACGACATTCGCCGCCACGCGGGCTCCTGGCGCGTGCGGGCCTCGGTGAAGCCCGAGTGGCAGAAATTCTTCGCGTCGAGCGGGAGCTACCTGCTCGAGCCGCTCGACGCCGGTCGCACGAAGCGCACCGTGCGAGGCACACTCGAGCTCAACGTGTCGCTCGTCGGATCCATGGCCGAGAAGCTCATCTACTCCGAGCTCGTCAAGAAGACGTTCGACGCCGAGGCCGCGACGCTCCGCGATCTCTCGACGCTCGGCTGA
- the sppA gene encoding signal peptide peptidase SppA has protein sequence MKRLRANVSSLPVLAALGAMASLLVTGKASAEPFPQRGERIFSPGRSAASEDSGEALVLNPANLGHLTGKELRWTGVRCTDTQKVACGHSFNLSSPLVFGLGGGFRVDYISPPSTVGAPYYGQDYVWLTWGLGYNVSKAVSVGVSLQSSFSPNPNVGGMTALSAGISYRPSPRLGFSLVAHDFNGPASQPVPTGPERIGLPVLDRQYMAAVAFRPTGTRALEVGAEVRYYDGSDQARPRVVMGVDIPGVGRARGDVEVGNLSQSDPSYLATIGLELQLRGVSLGGGAIVGNALGKSTDAGQYLTASLADFESPAGIPRSEHGVSIRLEATPGTRNHVRLLRKLWKISERSDIASVTLLVRDEPATSFAHAEELADAFRVLRARGKKVICSFEDAGPKALYACASADRIVLNPAGGVRYAGLKSTHIYLAGLLEKIGVKAEFVRIGAHKSAPEQFMNKGASETARADQEDLLRNTEAVFVKNLSLYRNIPEASVRESTKKGPFVALEARDAKFVDTLAFDDELDRVTSDVVGHKVSVSKYEDEVVAPMRFGQRSKVGLLYIDGDMVDGRSSKVPLIGMKLCGSYTIAESAKRLREDPTVKAVVLRVETPGGSSLAADVMWRELRLLAQKKPLIVSMGTIAASGGYYVASAGTKIYALPLTLTGSIGIFYGKADVSELLSKLGVNVEVRKVTPRADAESFFRPFSDDERKELDRKVHQFYDVFLDRVSQGRKMTRSEVDAVGQGRVWAGQQALDKKLVDEMGGLRHALEYARKAGHLPDDAPIQEEPPIEKTFLETALEIVGISPGPLVVDGLPLQIRDAVRAVAPMAIYTDSTPLARTEWEPIGESGKDDDDK, from the coding sequence GTGAAGCGTCTCCGCGCGAACGTGTCGTCGTTGCCCGTCCTCGCCGCCCTCGGCGCCATGGCGTCGCTGCTCGTGACGGGCAAGGCCTCGGCCGAGCCGTTCCCCCAGCGCGGCGAGCGCATCTTCTCCCCCGGCCGCAGCGCCGCGAGCGAAGACTCGGGCGAAGCGCTCGTGCTGAACCCGGCGAACCTCGGCCACCTCACGGGCAAAGAGCTCCGGTGGACCGGCGTGCGCTGCACCGACACGCAGAAGGTCGCGTGTGGGCACTCGTTCAACTTGTCGTCACCGCTGGTGTTCGGGCTCGGCGGCGGGTTCCGTGTAGATTACATCTCTCCGCCGAGCACGGTGGGCGCGCCCTACTACGGGCAAGACTACGTGTGGCTCACCTGGGGCCTCGGCTACAACGTGTCGAAGGCGGTCTCGGTCGGCGTGAGCCTCCAGTCGTCGTTCTCGCCGAACCCCAACGTGGGCGGCATGACGGCGCTCTCCGCGGGCATCTCGTACCGCCCGAGCCCGCGCCTCGGCTTCTCGCTCGTCGCCCACGATTTCAACGGCCCCGCGTCGCAGCCGGTCCCCACGGGACCCGAGCGTATCGGGCTCCCGGTGCTCGATCGTCAGTACATGGCCGCGGTGGCCTTCCGGCCCACGGGCACGCGCGCGCTCGAGGTGGGCGCCGAGGTCCGCTACTACGACGGCTCCGATCAGGCCCGCCCGCGCGTGGTCATGGGGGTCGACATCCCGGGGGTCGGCCGCGCCCGAGGCGACGTCGAGGTGGGCAACCTCTCGCAGAGCGATCCGTCGTACCTCGCCACGATCGGCCTCGAGCTCCAGCTCCGTGGCGTGTCGCTCGGCGGCGGCGCCATCGTGGGCAACGCCCTCGGAAAGAGCACCGACGCAGGGCAGTACCTCACCGCCTCGCTGGCCGACTTCGAGAGCCCCGCGGGCATTCCACGAAGCGAGCACGGCGTCTCCATCCGCCTCGAGGCGACGCCGGGCACCCGCAACCACGTGCGGCTCTTGCGCAAGCTCTGGAAGATCTCCGAGCGCTCCGACATCGCCTCGGTCACGCTGCTCGTCCGTGACGAGCCGGCCACGTCGTTCGCGCACGCCGAAGAGCTCGCCGACGCCTTCCGTGTGCTCCGCGCCCGCGGAAAGAAGGTCATCTGCAGCTTCGAGGACGCAGGCCCCAAGGCGCTCTACGCCTGCGCGAGCGCCGATCGCATCGTCTTGAACCCGGCGGGTGGCGTGCGTTACGCGGGCCTCAAGTCGACCCACATCTACCTCGCGGGCCTGCTCGAGAAGATCGGCGTGAAGGCCGAGTTCGTGCGCATCGGCGCGCACAAGTCGGCGCCCGAGCAGTTCATGAACAAGGGCGCGAGCGAGACGGCCCGCGCCGACCAAGAAGACTTGCTCCGCAACACCGAGGCGGTCTTCGTCAAAAACCTGTCTCTTTACCGGAACATACCCGAGGCTAGCGTCCGCGAGAGCACCAAGAAGGGCCCGTTCGTGGCGCTCGAGGCGCGCGACGCGAAGTTCGTCGACACCCTCGCCTTCGACGACGAGCTCGACCGCGTCACGAGCGACGTCGTCGGCCACAAAGTCTCGGTCTCGAAGTACGAGGACGAGGTGGTCGCGCCGATGCGCTTCGGCCAGCGCAGCAAGGTGGGGCTCCTCTACATCGACGGCGACATGGTCGACGGCCGCTCGAGCAAGGTGCCGCTCATCGGCATGAAGCTCTGCGGGAGCTACACGATCGCCGAGTCGGCCAAGAGGCTCCGCGAGGACCCGACGGTGAAGGCGGTGGTCCTGCGCGTCGAGACGCCCGGCGGCTCGTCGCTCGCGGCCGACGTGATGTGGCGCGAGCTGCGCCTCTTGGCGCAGAAAAAGCCCCTCATCGTGTCGATGGGCACGATCGCGGCGAGCGGCGGGTACTACGTGGCCTCGGCCGGGACGAAGATCTACGCGCTCCCGCTCACCCTCACGGGCTCGATCGGCATCTTCTACGGCAAAGCCGACGTGAGCGAGCTCTTGTCGAAGCTCGGGGTGAACGTCGAGGTGCGTAAGGTCACGCCCCGCGCCGACGCCGAGTCGTTCTTCCGCCCCTTCTCGGACGACGAGCGCAAAGAGCTCGATCGCAAGGTGCACCAGTTCTACGACGTGTTCCTCGATCGCGTGTCGCAGGGCCGCAAGATGACCCGCTCGGAGGTCGACGCCGTCGGCCAGGGCCGCGTGTGGGCGGGCCAGCAGGCGCTCGACAAGAAGCTCGTCGACGAGATGGGCGGGCTCCGTCACGCGCTCGAGTACGCGCGCAAGGCGGGCCACTTGCCCGACGATGCTCCCATCCAAGAAGAGCCGCCCATCGAGAAGACCTTCCTCGAGACG